One genomic segment of Mus pahari chromosome 4, PAHARI_EIJ_v1.1, whole genome shotgun sequence includes these proteins:
- the Pdzk1 gene encoding Na(+)/H(+) exchange regulatory cofactor NHE-RF3: MASTFNPRECKLSKQEGQNYGFFLRIEKDTDGHLIRVIEEGSPAEKAGLLDGDRVLRINGVFVDKEEHAQVVELVRKSGNSVTLLVLDGDSYEKAVKNQVDLKELNQSQREPALNDKKPGMNGAVEPCAQPRLCYLVKEGNSFGFSLKTIQGKKGVYLTDITPQGVAMKAGVLADDHLIEVNGENVENASHEEVVEKVTKSGSRIMFLLVDKETARCHSEQKTQFKRETASLKLLPHQPRVVVIKKGSNGYGFYLRAGPEQKGQIIKDIEPGSPAEAAGLKNNDLVVAVNGKSVEALDHDGVVEMIRKGGDQTTLLVLDKEAARIYSLARFSPLLYCQSQELPNGSVKEGPAPIPAPLEATGSEPTEEAEDHKPKLCRLLKEDDSYGFHLNAIRGQPGSFVKEVQQGGPADKAGLENEDVIIEVNGENVQEEPYDRVVERIKSSGEHVTLLVCGKMAYRYFQAKKIPIVSSMAEPLVAGPDEKGETSAESEHDAHPAKDRTLSTASHSSSNSEDTEM; the protein is encoded by the exons ATGGCCTCCACCTTCAACCCCAGAGAGTGTAAATTGTCCAAACAAGAGGGGCAGAACTATGGCTTCTTCCTCCGCATTGAGAAGGACACTGATGGTCATCTGATCCGGGTGATTGAGGAAGGGAGCCCAGCAGAGAAGGCAGGGCTCCTGGACGGCGACAGGGTGCTCAGGATCAATGGTGTCTTTGTCGACAAGGAGGAGCATGCACAG gTGGTGGAGCTGGTCAGAAAGAGTGGGAATTCAGTGACTCTGCTGGTCCTGGATGGAGACTCCTATGAGAAGGCTGTGAAAAACCAGGTGGACTTGAAAGAGCTGAATCAAAGCCAGAGGGAGCCAGCTCTGAATGACAAGAAACCTGGGATGAACGGAGCGGTGGAGCCGTGTGCCCAGCCACGGCTCTGCTACCTGGTGAAGGAGGGCAACAGCTTTGGCTTCTCTCTGAAAACTATCCAAG GTAAAAAGGGCGTGTACCTGACTGATATAACGCCTCAGGGCGTGGCCATGAAAGCTGGTGTCCTGGCTGACGATCACTTGATTGAAGTGAATGGAGAAAATGTAGAGAACGCCAGCCACGAGGAAGTGGTTGAAAAG GTGACAAAGTCAGGAAGCCGTATCATGTTCCTCCTTGTGGACAAAGAAACTGCCAGGTGCCATAGTGAACAGAAGACACAATTCAAGAGGGAGACAGCCAGTTTGAAACTGCTGCCCCACCAACCCCGGGTGGTGGTGATCAAGAAGGGCAGCAATGGCTATGGATTCTATCTGAGGGCGGGGCCTGAACAGAAAG GTCAAATCATCAAGGACATAGAACCTGGGAGCCCAGCAGAGGCAGCCGGCTTGAAGAACAATGACTTGGTAGTTGCTGTCAATGGCAAGTCTGTGGAAGCTCTTGATCATGATGGTGTGGTGGAAATGATTAGAAAAGGTGGAGACCAGACTACTCTGTTGGTGCTGGACAAAGAAGCAGCCAGGATCTATAGCCTG GCTCGTTTCTCTCCACTCCTTTACTGCCAAAGTCAAGAACTGCCTAATGGTTCTGTTAAGGAAGGCCCTGCTCCGATCCCTGCTCCTCTGGAGGCCACAGGCTCAGAGCCCACAGAGGAGGCGGAGGATCACAAGCCCAAGCTCTGCAGGCTGCTTAAAGAGGATGACAGCTACGGCTTTCACCTGAATGCCATTCGGGGTCAGCcaggctcctttgtcaaagag GTACAGCAGGGCGGCCCTGCTGACAAGGCTGGGCTGGAGAACGAGGACGTCATCATCGAAGTGAATGGGGAGAATGTGCAAGAGGAACCCTACGACAGAGTGGTGGAGAGAATCAAGAGCAGCGGGGAGCACGTCACTCTGTTGGTCTGTGGAAAGATGGCCTACCGCTATTTCCAAGCTAAGAAAATCCCCATCGTTTCCTCCATGGCCGAGCCCCTGGTGGCTGGCCCTGATGAGAAAGGAGAGACATCAGCAGAGTCCGAGCATGACGCCCACCCAGCAAAAGATAGA ACTCTCAGCACAGCCTCACACTCTTCTTCCAACTCTGAAGACACGGAGATGTGA